A single window of Chloracidobacterium thermophilum B DNA harbors:
- a CDS encoding ExbD/TolR family protein produces MGMSAGGGSSYNSDINVTPMVDVMLVLLIIFIVVTPLLSQGVNVNLPENDNPDEDPNITKDTSVVVSIPQAGQYYVGREPVARTELVERIKRLMREKARKEEQVVYIRAEKTVPYGEVVMTVDAIRNAGIDRIGLVTEKRKKK; encoded by the coding sequence ATGGGCATGTCGGCTGGTGGTGGAAGCAGCTACAACAGCGACATCAACGTGACGCCCATGGTGGATGTGATGTTGGTGCTGCTGATCATCTTTATCGTCGTTACTCCCCTGTTGTCGCAAGGGGTCAATGTCAACTTGCCTGAAAATGACAACCCGGATGAAGACCCAAACATTACCAAGGACACTTCAGTCGTAGTCTCGATTCCACAGGCGGGGCAGTACTACGTTGGGCGTGAGCCGGTCGCCCGGACGGAGTTGGTCGAGCGGATCAAACGCCTGATGCGGGAGAAAGCCAGAAAGGAAGAACAGGTCGTTTACATCCGGGCAGAGAAGACCGTTCCTTACGGCGAGGTGGTGATGACCGTGGACGCCATCCGCAACGCCGGTATAGACCGGATTGGACTCGTCACTGAAAAGCGCAAGAAGAAGTGA